In bacterium, a genomic segment contains:
- the aroB gene encoding 3-dehydroquinate synthase, with the protein MRTISRSARLSEVACRRVRVNLGPRSYDIVVGAGAISLTGHEMQRLGAGRQAAVLSNRGVLRRFGDALVRSLEGCDFAVQTLTVPPGEKSKSLRQVARIYDALSLAGFNRDDTLIALGGGVVGDLAGFVAGTYMRGIRLVQVPTTLLAQIDSGIGGKSAVNHPRAKNLIGVFHQPALVVADPDALWSLPPAELRFGLAEAVKYGMAMDRVLFEILEGFTPRNFTPESLEEIVYRAAALKARVVEEDEFDRGPREALNYGHTVGHAIEVALPGRFPHGAAVAIGMRVEACAAVRLGLLEEADAARQAALLERLGLPVTVPAGPIAPLLEAMQLDKKRRGGRIHCTLPEGIGRARLGVEVPDSLMQEVVEECQES; encoded by the coding sequence ATGCGGACGATTAGCCGCAGCGCCCGACTTTCAGAGGTCGCCTGTCGTCGCGTGCGCGTGAACCTAGGCCCCCGATCGTACGATATCGTGGTGGGCGCAGGCGCGATCTCCCTGACCGGGCACGAGATGCAACGGCTGGGCGCGGGCCGCCAGGCCGCGGTGCTGTCCAACCGGGGCGTGTTGCGCCGCTTCGGTGATGCGCTGGTGCGGTCTCTGGAGGGATGCGACTTCGCGGTTCAAACGTTGACCGTTCCCCCAGGGGAGAAATCCAAGAGCCTCCGTCAGGTCGCGCGCATCTACGATGCGCTCAGCCTGGCTGGATTCAACCGCGACGACACGCTCATTGCTCTGGGCGGGGGCGTGGTGGGCGACCTGGCCGGCTTCGTCGCCGGCACCTACATGCGGGGCATCCGCCTGGTGCAGGTGCCGACCACCCTGCTGGCCCAGATTGACAGTGGCATCGGTGGGAAGTCGGCGGTCAACCACCCGCGCGCCAAGAACCTGATCGGGGTCTTCCACCAGCCGGCGTTGGTGGTGGCCGACCCCGACGCGCTGTGGTCGCTGCCGCCCGCGGAACTGCGATTTGGGCTGGCCGAGGCCGTTAAGTACGGCATGGCGATGGATCGGGTGCTGTTCGAGATTCTGGAGGGCTTTACCCCCAGGAATTTCACCCCCGAGAGTCTGGAAGAGATCGTGTATCGCGCTGCCGCGCTGAAGGCCCGCGTGGTCGAAGAGGATGAGTTCGATCGCGGTCCGCGCGAGGCGCTCAACTATGGGCACACGGTGGGACACGCCATCGAGGTAGCGCTCCCCGGCCGCTTCCCGCACGGCGCCGCGGTCGCCATCGGGATGCGCGTGGAGGCCTGCGCAGCGGTGAGGCTCGGTTTGCTGGAGGAGGCGGACGCAGCCCGTCAGGCCGCCCTGCTGGAGCGGCTGGGGCTGCCGGTGACGGTGCCGGCCGGCCCCATCGCCCCGCTGCTCGAGGCGATGCAGTTGGACAAGAAACGGCGTGGCGGCAGGATTCACTGCACCCTTCCCGAAGGCATCGGCCGTGCTCGGCTGGGAGTAGAGGTTCCTGACTCCCTGATGCAGGAGGTCGTCGAAGAGTGCCAAGAATCCTAG
- a CDS encoding GNAT family protein, with product MLTIIGRRVNLREFRTGDAAWLVRTMARGTWWRWDAPWEGSPSEDELSRVPVRIAAMIREAASPPRRMIIETRAGSPIGTVSRYWVDERTQWLEVGVGIYAARNWGRGFGPAALGLWVDHLFEALELRRIGLRTWSGNERMVRLALRLGFRREAVFREAYATADRAYDRVALGLLRREWQRARRSWPG from the coding sequence GTGCTGACCATCATCGGTCGGCGCGTTAACCTGAGGGAGTTCCGGACAGGAGACGCCGCCTGGCTGGTCCGGACGATGGCGCGCGGCACGTGGTGGAGGTGGGATGCGCCGTGGGAAGGTTCTCCTTCCGAAGACGAACTGAGCCGGGTGCCCGTGCGGATTGCCGCCATGATCCGCGAGGCTGCCTCGCCGCCCAGGCGCATGATAATCGAGACGCGGGCTGGATCTCCCATCGGCACCGTCTCCCGCTACTGGGTGGACGAGCGCACCCAGTGGCTGGAAGTAGGCGTGGGCATCTACGCGGCGCGCAACTGGGGCCGGGGCTTTGGACCGGCGGCGCTTGGGCTGTGGGTGGACCACCTCTTCGAAGCCCTGGAACTGCGGCGCATCGGCCTGCGCACCTGGTCCGGGAACGAGCGGATGGTCCGCCTTGCCCTCCGCCTGGGGTTCCGGAGGGAGGCCGTCTTCCGGGAGGCCTACGCCACCGCGGACCGCGCCTACGACCGGGTTGCCTTAGGCCTGCTCAGGCGGGAGTGGCAGCGGGCCCGGCGTTCCTGGCCTGGGTAG
- the aroC gene encoding chorismate synthase translates to MLRYLTAGESHGRALVAIVEGLPAGLRVDEGWFNTQMARRMQGYGRSGRMQLEQDRVEIVGGLIRGETIGAPVALWIENRDWRRDEPDITRPRPGHADLAGALKYGFDEVRRVLERSSARETAARVAAGALCGRLLDEFGVRLFSHVTEIGGEAIRERPARWEEIPTLAELSAVRCADPEAEVRMKAAVDAARSRGDTLGGVFEVVALGLPPGLGSHVHWDRRLDGRIAAAVMSIHAVKGVEFGLGFEAARTPGSSAHDEILHDPARGFYRETNRAGGMEGGMTNGEPLVVRAAMKPLSTLRIPMRSVDLRTKETVEAAVVRSDVCAVPAAGVVGEAMVAFVLAEAFLEKFGGDAMAHIRQSFDRYMEEVRRC, encoded by the coding sequence ATGCTGCGCTATCTGACGGCGGGCGAATCGCACGGCCGGGCGCTGGTCGCCATCGTCGAGGGCCTGCCGGCGGGGCTGCGGGTGGACGAGGGCTGGTTCAACACCCAGATGGCGCGGCGCATGCAGGGGTACGGCCGCAGCGGCCGGATGCAGCTCGAGCAGGACCGGGTTGAGATCGTCGGCGGCCTGATCCGCGGCGAGACCATCGGCGCGCCCGTGGCGCTGTGGATTGAGAACCGCGACTGGCGCCGGGACGAGCCGGACATTACACGGCCCCGGCCCGGCCACGCCGACCTGGCCGGCGCGCTCAAGTACGGCTTCGATGAGGTGCGCCGCGTGCTGGAGCGGTCCAGCGCGCGCGAGACCGCCGCACGCGTGGCCGCCGGCGCCCTCTGCGGTCGGCTCCTGGACGAGTTCGGGGTGCGCCTGTTCAGCCACGTTACTGAGATCGGCGGCGAGGCGATTCGCGAGCGTCCCGCTCGCTGGGAGGAGATCCCGACGCTGGCCGAGCTCTCGGCGGTGCGCTGCGCGGATCCCGAGGCCGAAGTCCGCATGAAGGCGGCGGTTGACGCGGCCCGCTCGCGTGGGGACACGCTGGGCGGCGTGTTCGAGGTCGTAGCGCTGGGCCTGCCTCCGGGGCTCGGCAGCCACGTCCATTGGGACCGCAGGCTCGACGGCCGCATCGCCGCGGCCGTGATGTCCATCCACGCGGTCAAGGGCGTCGAGTTCGGGCTTGGGTTTGAGGCGGCGCGCACGCCGGGCAGCAGCGCCCACGACGAGATCCTCCACGACCCGGCGCGCGGTTTCTACAGGGAGACGAACCGCGCAGGGGGCATGGAGGGAGGCATGACGAACGGCGAGCCCCTGGTCGTGCGGGCGGCGATGAAGCCGCTCTCAACGCTGCGCATACCGATGCGCTCCGTGGACCTGAGGACGAAGGAAACGGTGGAGGCAGCCGTGGTGCGCAGCGACGTCTGCGCGGTGCCGGCCGCCGGCGTGGTGGGCGAGGCGATGGTAGCGTTCGTGCTTGCGGAGGCCTTCTTGGAGAAGTTCGGCGGCGACGCGATGGCGCACATCAGGCAGTCCTTCGACCGGTACATGGAGGAAGTGCGGCGGTGCTGA
- a CDS encoding DUF5615 family PIN-like protein: MPGLRCHPRTPARGDENLSPRLVHALEPEYPGSAHVRTLGLRGATDEAIWEQARHEGYAIVSKDNDFRQLSFLYGAPPKVIWLSVGNAGTEAGFHFPLSEGTV; encoded by the coding sequence CTGCCTGGCCTTCGCTGCCACCCGCGAACGCCGGCTCGCGGGGACGAGAACCTGAGCCCCAGGCTGGTCCACGCTCTCGAACCGGAGTATCCGGGCAGTGCCCATGTCCGCACGCTTGGCCTGAGGGGCGCGACAGACGAGGCGATCTGGGAACAGGCCCGGCATGAGGGTTATGCCATCGTCTCCAAGGACAATGACTTTCGACAACTCAGTTTCCTCTACGGCGCTCCGCCCAAGGTCATCTGGCTGTCGGTCGGCAACGCCGGGACGGAGGCTGGCTTTCACTTCCCGCTCTCTGAAGGCACGGTCTAA
- a CDS encoding DUF433 domain-containing protein, with protein sequence MRWQDRIGVTPGVRSGRPCVKGTRITACDILEYLAGGMTEAQILADFPDLTPKDIRACLAFAATRERRLAGTRT encoded by the coding sequence ATGCGCTGGCAGGATCGCATTGGGGTCACTCCCGGGGTGCGGAGCGGAAGACCCTGCGTCAAGGGAACCCGCATCACCGCGTGTGACATCCTCGAATACCTTGCTGGTGGCATGACCGAAGCACAGATCCTGGCCGACTTTCCTGACCTCACGCCGAAGGACATCCGTGCCTGCCTGGCCTTCGCTGCCACCCGCGAACGCCGGCTCGCGGGGACGAGAACCTGA
- a CDS encoding DUF3024 domain-containing protein — translation MSPARCADELRFVYEIDGHGISVFEERPPWDGRPGEWTRMGVARFRYFRSRDEWTLYWMRRDLKWHIYDPETRKRDLRTQVRVVEEDSYGAFFG, via the coding sequence ATGTCGCCGGCACGATGCGCGGACGAGTTGCGGTTCGTCTACGAGATCGACGGGCATGGCATCTCCGTGTTCGAAGAGCGTCCTCCTTGGGACGGGCGTCCCGGCGAATGGACACGCATGGGAGTCGCGAGGTTCCGGTACTTCCGTTCCCGTGACGAGTGGACTCTGTATTGGATGCGCCGGGACCTCAAGTGGCACATCTACGACCCTGAGACGAGGAAACGCGACCTGCGCACCCAGGTGCGAGTCGTCGAGGAAGATAGCTACGGGGCGTTCTTCGGATAG
- a CDS encoding BrnA antitoxin family protein, which translates to MAKRSALKLIPKFASEADERAFWETHDTAEYVDWSQARLGVFPDLKPSTETISLRVPAGLLAELKTLANQRDVPYQSLLKVFLAERVARERTTRRGAMPNTPRQRTVRAPSRTARH; encoded by the coding sequence ATGGCCAAGCGCAGCGCGCTTAAGCTGATTCCGAAGTTCGCCTCGGAGGCGGACGAGAGGGCGTTCTGGGAGACGCACGACACGGCGGAGTATGTGGACTGGAGCCAAGCCCGGCTGGGGGTGTTTCCCGACCTGAAGCCGTCGACCGAGACGATCTCGCTTCGGGTGCCGGCGGGCCTCCTTGCGGAGTTGAAGACATTGGCGAACCAGCGTGACGTTCCGTACCAGTCGCTCCTCAAGGTCTTCTTGGCAGAGCGGGTCGCCCGCGAACGGACGACTCGTCGAGGGGCGATGCCAAACACGCCGCGGCAGCGGACGGTTCGTGCGCCTTCGCGCACGGCCCGCCACTGA
- a CDS encoding BrnT family toxin produces the protein MGRWAGQTLQAVYDGRILQEMALLPEFLPGIMGFQWDEGNSEKNWRRHQVTQAEAEQVFFNRPVLVSGDPKHSGFEVRYFALGRTDVDRKIAVTFTLRGSLLRVISARPMSRREGRVYGQAQRA, from the coding sequence ATGGGGCGGTGGGCAGGGCAGACCTTGCAGGCCGTATACGATGGTCGTATACTGCAAGAGATGGCACTTCTTCCGGAGTTCCTCCCGGGCATCATGGGGTTCCAGTGGGACGAGGGGAACTCTGAGAAGAACTGGCGTCGGCACCAAGTGACCCAGGCGGAGGCCGAACAGGTGTTCTTCAATCGGCCGGTGCTCGTGAGCGGCGACCCGAAGCACTCGGGGTTCGAGGTCCGCTATTTTGCCTTGGGGCGAACGGATGTTGACCGGAAAATCGCCGTCACCTTCACGCTGCGCGGTTCGTTGCTGCGCGTGATTTCGGCCCGGCCGATGAGCCGTCGCGAGGGGAGGGTCTATGGCCAAGCGCAGCGCGCTTAA
- a CDS encoding DUF86 domain-containing protein produces MPRDARAYLSDIIEACDAITAALLGEAVSALSRVTPDAFASITRARRIVDFRNQLTHEYPTVDDALVWAIADRDVPVLRVECSALMRSMEAGGEAD; encoded by the coding sequence ATGCCGCGTGACGCGCGCGCCTATCTGTCCGACATTATCGAGGCGTGCGACGCGATCACCGCGGCGCTTCTCGGCGAGGCGGTTTCGGCACTATCACGTGTCACACCTGATGCCTTCGCATCCATCACGCGCGCTCGCCGCATCGTCGACTTCCGCAACCAGCTCACGCACGAGTATCCGACCGTCGACGATGCTCTGGTGTGGGCGATAGCGGACCGCGATGTTCCTGTGCTGCGGGTTGAGTGCTCAGCACTGATGAGGAGCATGGAGGCCGGAGGCGAAGCGGACTAA